The nucleotide sequence CTCTTCCTTATCAAAAGAGCCGTCGGCTGTGGCAATAGCAAATAAAGCCCCATAAAAAGCAAGACGCTCATTTTCAGGAACTTGAGCAAGATCTAAGGGTTGATTTAATTTATCTTGTTCATTATTGGAACCTGAGATAGCTTGAGTAGCTTGAGTAGCTTTTGCAACAACATTACCAATTTCATTCCCTGCTTGAGTCGCGTGTTGAGCTACGATTTGTGTTACTTGTGTAGTTGTATTACCAAGTTCTGTGGCTTTTTGAGTCACAGATTCCCAAAAAGCTTTGTCAGTTACAGTTTGAGTAGCATTCTTTGCGGTAGTATTAATTGCTTGTCCTAGCTCTGAGGCTTTTTGACTAATTGAATCCCAGATCATAAAATATTTCCTTTAAAAGTAAGCTTATTCTTAAAATTCCCTATTCTTAGCCAAAATTTATCATTCTCACCTAGCAAAGTCTAAGAAATTTAATCGGGTAACGAGAAGCAAGCGACAGCATCACCTTTTCTTATCCGAGCAATGATCTAATTTACAATAGATGTATTCTGCTAAATTTCTCGATATAACGGATATAACAGAAAAAACTTACTTAACTAACACCCATGACAGCCGCACAACAGCAATACTACTCTATAGAAGACTACTTACAGGTAGAGGAATCTGCTGATTATAAAAGCGAATACATTGACGGACAAATCATACCTATGGCCGGTGGAACCACAAATCATAACCAAATCGCAGGTAATTTTTACTCTGAACTCAATTTTGCCTTTAAAAAACTAGATTACCGAGTCTATATGAGCGATGTTCGTCTGTGGATACCCGAAAGGCGAATTTTTACCTATCCGGATGTGATGGTGGTAGCTGGTGAACCCGAATACTACCCCAACCGCACCGATATGATCTTAAATCCCTGCCTGATTATAGAAGTTCTTTCCCAGTCTACTCAAAATCATGACAGACAGGGAAAATTTGAAAGCTACCGTACAATCCCCACCTTTCAAGAATATCTACTTATTGATCAAACTCGTATTTATGCAGAACAATTTTACAAAACCGCCAAAAAACGCTGGTCACTTTCTGAGTACGATCAAGAAGATGAAGCGATCTCCCTCAATTCAGTTAACTTTAAAATTTCTTTAATCGATATTTACAATAAAGTCACATTTGAAGCCGCACCAATAGAAATACAGGAAACTGAGTAAAGTCTCCATAAATTTTCCCTCATCCACACATCCGGTCATTATTCAGAAATCTCTGTGCTAAAAAGAAAAAAAAAGGTAAAATAAGGAAAGCCAAAGCGATGATTTTTATCGTTCATGAATAAAATTCAACTGCACTGAGGGATTCAATATGACTGATGAAGAACTACAACAGGTAATTCAACAAGCTATTGAAGAGAAAGCAGAAACCCTCGATCTTAGCTTTAAAAAATTAGAAACTTTACCCCCAGAAATAGGAAAATTAACCGCTTTACGTTATCTAGACTTACGCAACAATAAACTGACAACTCTCCCCTCAGAAATTGGCAAACTCATTAACTTAACTTCTCTCAACCTAACCGATAATCAATTAACGGCTTTACCCCCAGAAATTGGTAAACTGAGTAATCTTAGCCGACTACATCTGAGCTACAATAAGCTAACCAGTTTGCCGCCTGAAATCGGACAACTAACCATTCTTTGTGAACTGTATTTAAGCCATAATCATTTAGAAACCCTACCCTTTACCATCGAAAATCTAGTTCATATCAGCCGCCTGAGTCTAAGCTACAATCAACTCACCACCTTACCCAGTGCTATTAAAGGATTGATGCGGCTAAGTTGGTTAGATCTCAACAATAATCAACTCACAACCCTACCGCCTGAAATTGGACAACTAAACAGTTTAAATCAGCTAGATGTCGGCTACAATCAACTGACAACCCTTCCCCCAGAAATTGGGCAACTTCTCAATCTTATCTCCATCGATGTTAGTTACAATAAACTCACCTCACTTCCCCCAGAAATTGGACAACTCCTTAACCTTGATTCCCTTACCATCAGTAACAATCAACTGACAATACTCCCCCCAGAAATCGGCTATTTAAGTAACCTCATTTCCCTTAATCTCAGTTATAATAAACTATCAAGTCTCCCCCCAGAAATCGGACAACTGACTAAACTAATTCAGCTAAGATTGAGCCATAATCAATTACAAGAATTGCCGGCTGAGATCGGACATCTTACTCAACTGACTAGCTTAGTTTTGAAAAATAATCAACTCCTTACTCTGCCTTTTGAACTGATCCAACTGGTGCAATTTTTTAAGTTGACTCAGCTTGACTTACAAGAGAATTTACTTTCTATTCCTCCAGAAATTATTTGGCGTAAAGATGAACCCGACTTAATCGTCAATTTTTATTTGCATCAGCTAGTTGAAAAAAAACAGTCCTTAAATGAAGCTAAAGTTTTACTGGTAGGGGAAGGAAGCGTCGGAAAAACTTCGTTGATGAGACGATTACTTTATGATAGTTTTACAGCCAATCAAGCCAAAACTGATGGAATTAATATTGTTCCTTGGAATCTCGATGTCAATGGCAATAATATTAAACTCAATGTTTGGGATTTTGGAGGGCAAGAAATTTATCACGCGACTCATCAATTTTTTCTGACCAAACGCAGTTTATATATTTTAGTGATTAATAATCGCCAGAGTGAAGAACAAAACAGAATTGAGTATTGGTTAAAACTGATTCAAACTTTTGGAGGCGACTCGCCGATTATTATTGTTGGCAATCGACGAGATGAACATCTAATAGATGTGAATCAGCCGCGCTTACAAGAAAAATATAAAAATATCAAAGCTTTTATTCAAACTTCCTGTAAAACCGGTGACGGCATTCAAGAATTGAGACAGAAAGTTATTGAAGAAATTAGTCAATTAAAAGAAGTATTTGAAGAATTACGAGTCGAATGGTTGTCCATTAAAAAACAATTGGAAAATCTCAAGGGGCGAAATTGGGATTATATTCCCTATACTG is from Gloeothece verrucosa PCC 7822 and encodes:
- a CDS encoding Uma2 family endonuclease, whose amino-acid sequence is MTAAQQQYYSIEDYLQVEESADYKSEYIDGQIIPMAGGTTNHNQIAGNFYSELNFAFKKLDYRVYMSDVRLWIPERRIFTYPDVMVVAGEPEYYPNRTDMILNPCLIIEVLSQSTQNHDRQGKFESYRTIPTFQEYLLIDQTRIYAEQFYKTAKKRWSLSEYDQEDEAISLNSVNFKISLIDIYNKVTFEAAPIEIQETE
- a CDS encoding COR domain-containing protein: MTDEELQQVIQQAIEEKAETLDLSFKKLETLPPEIGKLTALRYLDLRNNKLTTLPSEIGKLINLTSLNLTDNQLTALPPEIGKLSNLSRLHLSYNKLTSLPPEIGQLTILCELYLSHNHLETLPFTIENLVHISRLSLSYNQLTTLPSAIKGLMRLSWLDLNNNQLTTLPPEIGQLNSLNQLDVGYNQLTTLPPEIGQLLNLISIDVSYNKLTSLPPEIGQLLNLDSLTISNNQLTILPPEIGYLSNLISLNLSYNKLSSLPPEIGQLTKLIQLRLSHNQLQELPAEIGHLTQLTSLVLKNNQLLTLPFELIQLVQFFKLTQLDLQENLLSIPPEIIWRKDEPDLIVNFYLHQLVEKKQSLNEAKVLLVGEGSVGKTSLMRRLLYDSFTANQAKTDGINIVPWNLDVNGNNIKLNVWDFGGQEIYHATHQFFLTKRSLYILVINNRQSEEQNRIEYWLKLIQTFGGDSPIIIVGNRRDEHLIDVNQPRLQEKYKNIKAFIQTSCKTGDGIQELRQKVIEEISQLKEVFEELRVEWLSIKKQLENLKGRNWDYIPYTEYQMMCQSQKITDDQSQRILIRFLHDLGVVLNFQEDVCLEDTTILNPSWVTKGVYRILNDNTLMTHYKGILLVGMLDRILDNPIRYPRDKHQFIINIMCKFELCFKLEGHGEDEYLIPDLLPKAEQYTGEWDNALAFQYHYQVLPSNIISRFMVKLNHLIYQQTYWRTGVVLCSHKNKALVKADREDKKIFIWIKGPEESRAEFRQMIRSAFESIHQTISGIQFSEKIVLPHREPAIVIDYQYLLNLNRLGEQTFIPQDLEERVNVKEIIDYFDHAAPSVDGRGLNHAETAQASSKPSVFEKNIFTKTVKLLFSNNKTSK